ATCCAAGCATGGAAAGGTTGTGGGAATGTCCATGGCaaaggcagtgcccagctgtgcccgggccccaggacagggatggaaaGCTCTGGGGTCACTCTAAGCTGGAGTGTGACAAACTCTGCTGCTGAGGCCCAGGATTGGGAAAGGGACACCCCGTGACCAGATGGATGATGGGCATCACAAAATAACCCCACCTCAACCCCTCCTAAAATCCACCTGACGCCAGCCCCAGGAGCGAGGGAAGCCACAGAGGGAGTGCAGGTGTGGAGGCAGCGCTGGGGTCCGTGGGGAGCCGCTGGGacaaggctggagctggagatgcAGGGATGTGCTTTGTGCTCACTGCAGAGCCCACTCAGCCAGCCACTGCTCACACTGCGCccgctgctcctccagctcctccctgctgccttcaccccctgctctctcctctctgGCAGCTTCCtggctctcctcctcctcctcctcctcctccttgtgtGTCCCCTTGTCCTTGAGCTCCTGGATGACGTCCTCCAGCCGCTGGGTGACGTGCTGGGGCACCCAGTTGCTGTCCATGGCGGTGACGAAGGGGTCGGGCGCGCACACCTCGATCAGCTCCTTGCCGGTGGGGATGCGCAGGTAGTAGGCGTGGAGCATCATCCTGTAGGGATTGCTGTCCTGCCTGTGGCTGTAGGTGAAGTCCCCCACGATGGGGTGGCCGATGGCGCTGCAGTGAACCCGGAGCTGGTGAGTCCTCCCTGGGGGCAGAATGGGAATCAGGGACAGGGAATTCCTGAATGCCTCCTTCAGGGCATGGTGACAGTGCACCTAATGGCATTTGTccccctgagcacagcagggctcagcttCCCTCATCCctttccaggctctgctccacgtcagagctgcccctgtccccacctgtcagtggctgcagcagcactttggtGACGGGGTCTCCGCTGTAGGATCCATGTTCCAGCACGATCAGCTCTGACTGGCACGGCTTGGGATTCTCACAGCCTGCAAGGAGAGCCAGAGGGGGTTTGTGAtgccccagagcatccctgggggcgtgggcagagcaggggatggggctgctcaCCCTCTGTGCCCTCGATGCACATCATGTGGGTCATGCCCTCCGTGGTGTTTTTCCCAATGGCGTAGCGGATCGACATCCGGCTCTGGCTCACGTGTCCCCTCACCTGGGGGCAGGAATGTGCACACTGAGCCCTGGCACGTGCTCCTCACCCACCCCCCATGacaggaatcatggaatcacagaaaggaTGGGGCTGGAAGGACCTGAAAGCCCATCCATCTCCCCAAGGCCAACTCCTTGTTGGGGGCAAGGACACCTTCAACGTTGCTGccagccccatccaagctggccgtggacacttccaggggtggggcagccacagcttctctgggcaccctgtgccagaaTTCCTTCCTGATATGCAACCTAACCCcaccctctggcagtgggaggccattccctgtgtcctgtccctccatgcccttgtccaaattcctctccagctctcttggagcccctttaggctcCAACTCTGaatctttctcttctccagctgaacacCTCCAACTTTCCCAGGGCAGAGGTGTTCAGGAACACCAGAAGCCaaggcaggaggtggcagggagggctcaCCAGGGCCAGGTAGGCTTTGGTCACCAGGCGCTCCTTGAAGCACTTGTAGGCACTTCCCGCCGCCGCTTTGTTGAGTGCCACACACAGGGCCCCGCTGGTGGAGAAATCCAGCTGGTGGCAGAACCTGGGAAGGACACGGGGGTaaaggagcagccagggcatctcagcagtgtccccagctgagggcagagcccaggcGCTCACCTGAAGCCGTAGTAGGTGTCGGGGTCGGCCAGCTCGGGGAAGCGGTGCttgagctggctctgcagggtcaGCGTCTCGTACCACATCTTGCTGTCGATGCGCAGGTCCCAGTGCTTGTTGACCACGATG
Above is a window of Molothrus ater isolate BHLD 08-10-18 breed brown headed cowbird chromosome 16, BPBGC_Mater_1.1, whole genome shotgun sequence DNA encoding:
- the RPUSD1 gene encoding RNA pseudouridylate synthase domain-containing protein 1 isoform X1, with protein sequence MALAMEPGTIDNLSILYQSSDFIVVNKHWDLRIDSKMWYETLTLQSQLKHRFPELADPDTYYGFRFCHQLDFSTSGALCVALNKAAAGSAYKCFKERLVTKAYLALVRGHVSQSRMSIRYAIGKNTTEGMTHMMCIEGTEGCENPKPCQSELIVLEHGSYSGDPVTKVLLQPLTGRTHQLRVHCSAIGHPIVGDFTYSHRQDSNPYRMMLHAYYLRIPTGKELIEVCAPDPFVTAMDSNWVPQHVTQRLEDVIQELKDKGTHKEEEEEEEESQEAAREERAGGEGSREELEEQRAQCEQWLAEWALQ
- the RPUSD1 gene encoding RNA pseudouridylate synthase domain-containing protein 1 isoform X2, whose protein sequence is MEPGTIDNLSILYQSSDFIVVNKHWDLRIDSKMWYETLTLQSQLKHRFPELADPDTYYGFRFCHQLDFSTSGALCVALNKAAAGSAYKCFKERLVTKAYLALVRGHVSQSRMSIRYAIGKNTTEGMTHMMCIEGTEGCENPKPCQSELIVLEHGSYSGDPVTKVLLQPLTGRTHQLRVHCSAIGHPIVGDFTYSHRQDSNPYRMMLHAYYLRIPTGKELIEVCAPDPFVTAMDSNWVPQHVTQRLEDVIQELKDKGTHKEEEEEEEESQEAAREERAGGEGSREELEEQRAQCEQWLAEWALQ